Below is a window of Uloborus diversus isolate 005 chromosome 3, Udiv.v.3.1, whole genome shotgun sequence DNA.
ATAATATCTGATTTGTTAGCAACAGTTACTGTTGGCTTGTTTAAAAACTGAGATTTAATACTGTTCAAAAGCTCTATCAGTTCTTCAATGAATGATTACATTGTTCAGAAGGGTCGATAACAAATATAATACATGCACGCAGATGAGCTAAAGCTGTGATTGCTTGCATTTCAATTGTATTTCTGTCTTCAAGTGGATGATCAAGAATACCTGGACTATCTATCACCTACCATCGCAAATATCTGTAATCTGTGTGACCCACAAACAATGATTTGGTCGTAAAGGCATTAAGGTTGTACATCAACTTCTGCTCTTGTAATCTTGTTTATGAAACTGGACTTTCCAACATTAGGAAATCCACAAATGAGCAGAGTATGTGTATTGGGATCTATAGATGGCAAACGAGATATATGCTGACAGACTTGCTCCAAATATTGAAGACTTTGATTCTGACGCTTCATTATAGTTGCCATCCTTCCAAGGGCAGCTTTCTTCAATAGTTTACACCGGTAAAGAGAATCTCCATATTTCATGAGACGGCAATAATCCTTAGCAACATTGTCAATTAAATGCCAAGCAGTACTTAGTTGGCCTAAAGCTAATTTGTAAAGATCTTTATCATAAAGAACATTCATTAAATCTGCAAAAAATGGGTGTATGTCCTCTAGTTTGGGGAAATCTGTACTGATTTGTGTTTATTTATCATGAAAATTTTGCTGCGTGAACTTGACTTTTCGCATATAAAATGCTCTGATTCTTGATATCTTACAATGTTTGTGAATCACCGTAGGAGTCTTCCGTTGAGTTTTCGACAAAATAATGTCCGTGAAGTCTTTCGCAGTTGGAACAACCACGATGTTTTTGAAGTTGTAATGTGTCATAATTGGTATATTTTatagaaacttttgaaataatcAATCACATATCTACACCACGTGGACCCATTTTGCTCCGTGCGTTGGAAGTTCAAGGTGCTTTTGATCAACCACAAATATGCCATaaatttatcccgctattcggtcaggagatttttttgcagtcatgccttcatgactgtctatagccatatgACCCAGGCgttctcatgcatctgcgcagtaagcaatcgcggaaagccccattacgcaattatggagatcccaagtTATTattcttgggatccctgtcaagtgttacgcaatgtaaACCAcatggagcatataatttcttacatgcCCTCGCTCGACGTAAGAAAACATGCGATCGGCGTGAACGCGAATTGGTTTCGCAAAAGGTTTCTTAGGATCCAGAATAGAGTAGTTTAAATCGGAATGTTTCTTGATCACTCTGTAGGGtcctgaaaatttttttgctaacgCCCCGAGCGGGTGTGCTGGGTTGTTGCCGGggtatgcaaatagatattttgaCCTGGAGTAAATGATTTAGATTTTGCAATACAACTCCTAAGCTAAGCTTGCTTCTCTGCATAATTATccaaatttttataaacattacgATATACATATTGCATTTTCTTTAGATTTTCTTTAATGTAATTATCGCAAGGAAAGTAATGCATGCTTGGTGGATTCTCTAGTATGTGGAAAGGCAAATTAACGTCACGGTTGAACATCAAGAATGATGGTTTCTCGTGTGTTGTATCGTGGTATGAGTTGTTATAGATGAAATTGTAGTAACTCAGATATGTATCCCAGTTGCTAACTGTTTCCGCCAGACATGTTAAACTCGTTTTGATTCCGGCGTTGATCCTCTCCAATTTAGAATTCGTTTGTGGTCTGTAGGGGGTAGTTTTGAGTTTTCTAATCTGTAGTTTCTTTGCTAACTCATTAAATAATTTGCTTTGGAAATTTCTCCCTAGATCGGTTAAAATGGCGTTTGGAACACCAAACGTGACAATCACTTCCATAAACTTGGAAGCTACACTTTTAGCTGTGATTTCTTTGAGGGCAAAAAGGACGGAGTACCAAGTGAAATGATCAATTACTGTAAGGACGTATTTGTTTCCTTGCTCAGTCAACGGAAGAGGGCCCAAAATATCTAAGCTGACTAAGTCCATAGCTTGCGAaggaacttcaaaattttgtatagGTGATTTTGTTAGCTTGAAACCTTTACATTCAATGCATAATTTGCAGCTTTGAGAAAAGTTCTTTACATCACGGAACATGtttttccaaaagtatttttcttttaacgaACGATAATTCTTTGAAAATGCGAAATGCACAGATTCAGAGCCTTTCAAAATGAATGGGATGAGTTTTTTTGGGGTGACTATTTGTTCAAGGAAGTCCTCGCGGACTGCTTGTTTAGTCCGATGTGATAAATGTTTTAGGACTCCCTGATCAGTAAAATACCGATCAGTTTGGGTATTACAACTGGGTGTCCTATCTTCTAAATAATCAATTATGGGTTTTAAAGAAGGGTCATTTCTCTGCTCCTGTTTAATTGTTTCAATATCTGGTACACCTACTTTTACCACATTAAGTGCCTCAGGGACATCTCTCGAGAGAAGGCCTCCTAAGAAATTCTCAGATCCCTTTATGTGCTCAAAGTCAAAATCATAATTTGACAATTCAAGAAGCCAACGAGAAAGACGATTTGCTGGCGACTCCAATTTAACTAGATAATTCAAAGATTTACAatcggaaataatttttaaatttccttccaAACAGATAAATTTTATAATGTTGAATAGCGAGTAGAATTGCGTAAGCTTCTAGGTGTATAGCTGGCCATTTTTTTTTCGCGAGGTTTGAGTTTATGCGAGAAATAACTAATTGGTCGCAACTCGCAATATACCTTTGCCATCTTTTTGCAGTAAAGACGCGCCGGCAGCTGTTTCCGAAGCATCAGTGTTTAAGTAAAATAAGGCATCAAAATTGGGGTGTGTCAACATAACATCCGACAAgagtttttctctaattttgtCAAACGCAGTTTGTGCCTCAGCAGTCCATTTAAACTTTCGTATTGATTTCGTGAGATCCGTTAAAGgaacaaaaatttcagaaaagttgCGAAAAAAGTCATGACTGTAATTCGCTAATCCAAGAAAGCATCGCAGTTTTCATACTATATTTGGTATTGGAAAATGCTTAATCGATACTATATTTTGGGGAAGAGGTTTTATGATATCTTTATCAACTACATGGCCTAGATAGCGTATGCTAGGTTGAAGAAATTTGTATTTCTTCGGATTTAGGGTAAGACCGTATTTACGGAAACGTTCAAAGACTAACTTTAATTTTCGCAAAGAATCTGAAATTCTACTAGCGGGTACTATGATATCATCAATGTATACTGAAATGTTTCCTCTTGTAAACCATTTAGTACTTTGTCCGCTGTCTCCTGaaaaatttttcattccaaaTGATAGATATTTGTAATGAAAGTTCCCATACGGACTTCAGAATAATGTTAAATGCTTATCTTCATCACGCAATTTAATTTGGTGAAAGGATGAATTGGCGTCTAAtgtactgtaaaagtttgctCCTCGAAGGGAATTGAGAATATCTGATATTAAAGGTAGTCTATATGTGGAGGACAcggtaatttgttttaattttcggTAGTCAATGACTAAGCGAAACTCgcccttttctttcttcttgaCTAAAATTAACGGAAAAGAATAGCGGCTATTGGATCGCTCTAAATTTTTCGCCTCTTTTAACtctttaatttggtttttgaGAGTATCCCGTAGAGCGACTGGAACTGGGAAAGgttgacattgaattggagtagaATCAGTGATTTCTATAGGCGGAGCTTCTAGTGTACATTTGCCTATTGTCTTCAGTGATGTACTAAATATATCTGCGTATTCGAATATTAAATCCACCAGATTTTGTTTCACCTCTAAAGGA
It encodes the following:
- the LOC129218853 gene encoding LOW QUALITY PROTEIN: GTP-binding protein 4-like (The sequence of the model RefSeq protein was modified relative to this genomic sequence to represent the inferred CDS: inserted 2 bases in 2 codons; deleted 1 base in 1 codon; substituted 2 bases at 2 genomic stop codons) → MTHYNFKNIVVVPTAKDFTDIILSKTQRKTPTVIHKHCKISRIRAFYMRKVKFTQQNFHDKXTQISTDFPKLEDIHPFFADLMNVLYDKDLYKLALGQLSTAWHLIDNVAKDYCRLMKYGDSLYRCKLLKKAALGRMATIMKRQNQSLQYLEQVCQHISRLPSIDPNTHTLLICGFPNVGKSSFINKITRAEVDVQPNAFTTKSLFVGHTDYRYLRWXVIDSPGILDHPLEDRNTIEMQAITALAHLRACIIFVIDPSEQCNHSXEELIELLNSIKSQFLNKPTVTVANKSDIIRQEELPAEKKQKIEALKEEGFPLLHMSTLSGESVIELRNAACDCLLAHRVEVKMKGKKAAGILNRLQIVEPKPREDKLRLPSVPAKVLEKKQQMDVDSKKDKKLERDIEIELGDDYILDLKXNYVIPDDQKYDVIPELWEGHSIADFIIQN